One Oryza brachyantha chromosome 3, ObraRS2, whole genome shotgun sequence DNA segment encodes these proteins:
- the LOC102711954 gene encoding WRKY DNA-binding transcription factor 70-like: MSPVPSPHQSHHLGHGSRKEKRMRKVDTFAPHNDGHQWRKYGEKKINNCNFPRYYYRCTYKDNMNCPATKQIQQKDYSDPPLYSVTYYNEHTCNSAFLPLSPSEFQLQTASGKAVSICFESSGAQEPITNASSPSSSAARRSTTSENKNQPLPRHSEAYSWGVGVVEQKPACTELQSCSTECQDGFSAGTIPEETVDAGRFGSIRFFHFL, encoded by the exons ATGTCTCCTGTACCAAGTCCGCATCAATCACACCATCTAGGCCATGGCTCAAG gaaAGAGAAGCGAATGAGGAAGGTGGATACCTTTGCGCCGCACAACGACGGCCACCAGTGGAGGAAGTACGGCGAGAAGAAGATAAACAACTGCAATTTTCCCAG GTACTACTACAGATGCACCTATAAAGATAACATGAATTGCCCGGCGACGAAGCAGATTCAGCAGAAAGACTATAGTGATCCACCATTGTACTCAGTCACCTACTACAATGAGCATACATGTAATAGTGCCTTTCTTCCTCTTAGCCCCTCGGAGTTCCAGTTGCAGACCGCATCTGGCAAGGCAGTCTCCATCTGCTTTGAATCATCTGGGGCACAAGAACCAATTACCAATGCCAGCTCACCTTCTTCAAGTGCAGCACGGCGCAGCACAACTTCAGAGAACAAGAATCAGCCTCTTCCACGGCATTCAGAAGCCTATTCTTGGGGAGTTGGTGTTGTAGAACAAAAGCCGGCCTGCACTGAGCTCCAATCTTGCAGCACTGAATGTCAGGATGGATTTTCAGCTGGTACAATTCCTGAAGAGACAGTAGATGCAGGCAGATTTGGTTCTATCAGATTCTTCCATTTTTTGTAA